In one window of Candidatus Scalindua sp. DNA:
- the lpxC gene encoding UDP-3-O-acyl-N-acetylglucosamine deacetylase, translated as MNNQQRTISRVVEYSGFGLFTGEEARLCFKPSSEDTGIFFVRSDIESRPRMSATIETVSECKRHISLQKDGFGVRCIEHVMAALAGLGIDNIEIEVSGKEIPAGDGSSLLFTRLLKGAGIVHLEKPKKNFFLQSKLEVSDGDASIVALPYEKGLSLSYILDFNGSFLNRQCFEIEMTEQNFVTQIAPARTFGLSTAVEEFKRLGLGKGVTDDNTFVLQEDGTVTKPLSMTPATLRFPNECVRHKILDIIGDLYLTNFVLHARIIATKSGHYLNARMAEKIIEISKNQLHN; from the coding sequence TTGAATAACCAGCAGAGGACAATTTCAAGGGTTGTAGAGTATTCAGGTTTTGGATTATTTACGGGGGAAGAAGCCAGGCTGTGTTTTAAGCCTTCCTCTGAGGATACAGGTATTTTCTTTGTTCGCAGTGATATCGAAAGCCGTCCAAGAATGTCTGCGACTATTGAAACAGTGTCTGAATGCAAGCGCCATATTTCATTGCAAAAGGATGGTTTCGGAGTGAGATGCATTGAGCACGTGATGGCGGCTCTGGCGGGTCTTGGCATTGATAACATAGAAATTGAAGTAAGCGGGAAAGAGATTCCAGCCGGTGATGGAAGTTCGCTTCTGTTCACCCGTTTGCTAAAAGGGGCGGGTATCGTCCATCTGGAAAAACCTAAAAAGAATTTTTTTTTGCAAAGTAAACTAGAGGTGAGCGATGGTGATGCAAGCATTGTGGCTTTGCCTTATGAAAAAGGGCTGTCGTTATCGTATATACTCGATTTCAATGGCTCATTCCTGAATCGGCAATGTTTTGAGATAGAGATGACAGAACAAAATTTTGTAACCCAAATAGCACCTGCGAGGACTTTTGGCTTAAGTACGGCTGTTGAAGAGTTTAAAAGGCTGGGCCTGGGGAAAGGTGTTACTGACGATAATACATTTGTTCTCCAGGAGGATGGTACGGTAACAAAACCGCTGTCCATGACACCGGCTACCCTGAGATTTCCCAATGAATGTGTCAGGCATAAGATTCTGGACATTATCGGAGACCTGTATTTGACGAATTTTGTGCTGCATGCACGCATAATTGCTACCAAATCGGGACATTATCTCAATGCCCGTATGGCAGAAAAGATTATAGAGATATCAAAAAACCAGTTACATAATTAA
- a CDS encoding OmpH family outer membrane protein, producing MKIFLLRVAVVSLLYCCMLLCQVGANAEAKELKVAVVDISGVFEKYEKRKDLDQELKGLEKELQNEINQKRKEMINLDEETQLLDLGSETRRKNEELLERKNVELEGYAKFAERQLLKRYREFFETVYGIVVKEVESIGKKDGYDLIIKKEEPELKSGQMSDLQFKIGIRTVLYHSKSVDITARVVQNLNASYSKTKEKK from the coding sequence ATGAAAATTTTTTTATTGCGGGTTGCTGTTGTAAGTTTATTGTATTGTTGTATGCTGTTATGTCAGGTTGGTGCGAATGCTGAAGCAAAGGAGTTGAAAGTCGCGGTTGTTGACATAAGCGGTGTCTTTGAAAAGTATGAAAAACGGAAAGATCTCGACCAGGAATTAAAGGGCCTGGAAAAGGAATTACAAAATGAAATAAATCAGAAAAGAAAAGAGATGATAAATCTGGATGAAGAGACACAACTGCTGGATTTGGGGAGTGAAACCAGGAGAAAAAATGAGGAATTGCTGGAGAGAAAAAATGTAGAACTTGAAGGGTACGCAAAGTTTGCGGAGAGGCAGCTGCTGAAAAGATATAGAGAGTTTTTTGAAACGGTCTATGGAATTGTCGTAAAAGAAGTTGAAAGTATTGGTAAAAAAGATGGATACGACCTTATCATAAAAAAAGAAGAGCCGGAACTCAAGAGTGGTCAAATGTCAGATCTGCAGTTTAAGATAGGGATAAGGACGGTCCTCTATCATTCAAAATCTGTTGATATTACTGCAAGGGTGGTACAAAATCTTAATGCCAGCTATAGCAAAACAAAGGAGAAGAAGTAA